TGGGCCCCTGGTATCTTCAGATCTCCACTGCAAACTACAAGCATGTGAAGATATGTATGGCCTAGCTTATCTATCAGATGGATAGAGAGAGGTTGCCCAAGTCCAAAAATCCTGATATCTTTAATCCCGGCAAAACCTGCGTGGCATATCTGCTTCACATGTTTTTAGGTTGGCCTGTTGTTTCATTAAACCAACCAGATTTGGCTCTCCAATTGGCTGCTGGCTGCACTTTCCTGATCTTTCCTCTAGTTTGATAAACAAATAGCGACGCAGCATACCTCCTGCTAACTAACGATCTCCagcttctcatccttttgcactGCCGCCCTTATATCCTGCTTACCCTTCAGCTTCACACAGCCTGTCAGCCATTGCATTACTAGCTTTTCTTCACTTTTGGTTGGCATCTCTTGTTTCTAGTACAAAAGGACGTTGTTTGCTTCATAAGCACAAGGAGAGAGAGAGCGTGGAAGCTACCCACAAAGTGAACTCTCCCGCAGTTAGGCTCTGAAATGAGTAATGGGTGCTGAGGATAGAGTTGAGCAAGTCACCTCCCATTCTGTGTCCCTGCTAACATATGGAGATTGCCAGTGGCTATGATCTGTGACCAAAGAAGAGGAAAAATGCGAGATAAGCAGCTGGACCATGAGAATCAGGGATACAGGTGAGTAAATCTTCAGTTTCTCTTTGTTTGATTCTTGGCTCAGTGTTATCTCAGTATCCATCATTCACTTGTAAGCATAGTGCAATTGACTCAAGCTACagttataatttttatggcaTATCTATCAGGCTCTAACTGATGCGTACTACACATGGTACTGATCTTTCAAACTGGCTGTTTCAGGTATGGCTATTGATTTGCTTCATATTCACAGAATCCTCTCCACCCTGTTGGAGATAAAGGGAATAATCATCTCGAGATATATAAAAGGTAGAGATAATATCCAGAAAATAACCAAATTATTGCTGAAAGCTGGTGAGCAAAAGCTTTTATGCACCTTGGAAGAGCCAATGGACAAGGACTCAATTCGGAGAACAATCATGGAGCATGATAAGGTCTTCAGACAGCAGGTATGTAGTATGTAGCCTTGTACTCTAGTTATCCTTAAGGATTCACCAAATATATAGAACATAAGAAAGCAAGGAGATCAGGCACCCTAATAGGTCTTGACTCCTGAGCCTTTAGATTTTCTGAGGTATATTTGCACACATAGACGAGAAGTTAACATACTGCTCCAGTTTTGTAATATATTGTAGTGCATACTACTGCTTATGCTGCATTAAACCTTCATCTTTCTAGTGATAAGTTGACAACCAGTTGTTAGTCAGACCTAAGTTGTCTTGTCATTCATGCAACAAGAACTTTTGCCTCTGATACTGCTTCTTTGCATCAGGTGCATGAGCTGCATCGTTTGTATCATGTACAAAAATCATTGATGGCTGAATGCGATAACCATAGTTATCAACCGAGAACAGAAGAAACTCATGAAATGGTGCAGGGATCAAGGTCGAATCTCAAGAGTAGTCCTTCTACCTCAGGGACAAATCAATCTACTCGCCTTGGTAATGCACAACACTCAACTCCCCAGCAAGTACCTGAAGATTTGAGTCTTCATGAATGCAAGCCAGTAAACTGCCTCAGACTCTTTAGTGAAGAAAACTCAACAGTCAAAGAAAGATTTCACAGGGAGAACCATAAATCACCTGAAGATGAAAGTTGGAATGCCGCTGTAGAGAGTGATCTTGACCTCAAACTAAGCATTGGCCCCAGTTCACATTCACCAAAAAGACCGCACTAGCTATTCTCGGGAAGCAGGAAAAGAAACCCTTCTGGTCAGCATCGATGAGAGCAAGCTAGTAAACATCTGATCATTTAGTTTGATGGCACGAGAAGCAAAAGACAGCACACCATAGTTTCATATGCTGAGAAAGCTGAAGCCTCCATTAAAAATGGCATGTGGATTTGTGGAAATACATATCTGAAGAAAAATGCACTTATAACTCCCATGGCACCTCGACCAAAAAACCAAGGCCCAGAAATGCTTCCATCAGATTTTGATCAGAATTCTTTAGTCCAATGTTtacaagtcgtccgattaatcgcgattagtcggtcTGGTCGGTACCATGACCTCGATTAGAGACTTCGACTCGATTAGCTCGATTAGAATCCTGGTCGTCCGACTAGtcgacgactaatcacgattagtcgtccgaCCAGGGGGCTGCACGACCAGGCTGGACactgccttctttgggcttgcCTGACTGGGCTTCCAGGTGAGTAGTTGGGCTGCTAATTTGGCCCACTAGGGTTTGTAATATATATACAGGAGGCTGCTCCTCTGCTCTTTCTCTCTTTTCCTCTCCTGTGCgtgacggctgctgctgctctcctctcctctcctggctgctgctgctctgctgctgctctcttctcctctcctggctgctgctgctctcctctcctctcctggctgctgctgctctgctctttctctcttctcctggctgctgttgctttcctctcctctcctggctgctgctgctctcctctcctctcctggctgctgctgctctcttctcctctcctggctgctgctgctctcctctcctctcctctcctggctgctgctgctctgctctttctctcttctcctctcctgtccGTGACGGCTGCTGCTCCACGCGCCTCCAGTCTTCCCCGTGCGCCTCCAGTCGGCGTTCTTCGTGATGAGCTGCTCCCACAAGTAAGTCACCACCTAAACTCAGTAGGAGACAGAGATGCtcttgatgcttgctttattgtgtatactatatagtatatataggtatatatatagtaGGTATATATATCCTGATATATAGGACGACCAGGGGTCGACTAGGTTCGACTAATCGTTCTGgtcgacgactaatcgcgattagtcttcTGGTCGGTCCTATGGCGATTAGGTTCGactggacgacttgaaaacattgcttTAGTCACTAATGATCTGTATGCCAAAAATGTAGTCTCTCACAGGTACCAATACTTGCTATGACTCGGACAGTAGGACTGCACTAATGTAATGCCAAGCAAAGGATTGGTGACAATTCAGTTCTTGCTTGTCTTGTGCATAATTTTGAGTTTCAGAACAAAAGCGATAAAAACATTAGGTAAGTATTGAATTTGAAAGAACCAAAAGAAAATTCCCTTTCAGTTCTCCTACAGCAATAATAATATTATAGTTACATTCAATAATATACTTAGTAGTTTTGAGTGACCCGCCATGATTGATGCTTTACTATTTGCATTTGTATTGTGTGAACTCCATGCTTTTAAGTATCATTTTTCAAAATCAGCATGTCCATTTTTACAATCAAACATCCACTTCCTCATTACCCATGCATTGCCAACTAGATCTGCCCTGCGCAGCTCTTCATTGCAAACAAAGATTGTCATTATTTAACTGTTTTTTTTAATTCATAAGCGGCTTTCCAAGCTTTGCTCTGCTGTTCAGAGTTGACCTTCCTATATTCAAAAACATGTCAGATAAATAAGTTGGACAAGGTACTATTAATTGATGGAGGTTTATTCTCACATGTTTATTTTTTCTCAATAAAATAATACATATACTGCATTCACCAGAATCCACCGCATGAGCATTCTCCATCTCTGAAGTGATGAAATCTCATATTGTCCCTGACTATAATCTCGATGGGCTCAACTTTTGACACCAATCTTATAAACAAATGGCAGTCCTCACATATCCTTAGATTCTTTACTATCCTAATTGAGGATCTAGGCTCAAGTGTGAGCAATCCAAATGACAGAGCAAGCTTCTCACTATGACCCATTAACAACCTTTCTTTCTCTTCCTCGCTTACATTATAAACAACTGAACTAAGGATTGGCACATAACCTGCAAGCTTCAGTTCTGCCCGTAGCTCCAATAATCTTTTCTTTATTTCAAGCATCCATGGGTGTGTATTATCACCAGCAAAGAACTGATGCACAAAACCATCACGGCCTTCAAACCAGCTCACTGCAGGATCCTTTTTCAGCCCCCGAATTCTCATCAGCTTCCTAACCTTTGAGACTTCATCCCATTCTCCGGCTGATGCAAGTGTATTTGATAACAACACGTAGTTCCCTATGCCCTCTGGCTCAAGCTTAAAAAGATGTTCAGCTGCAACCTTAGCGACTTCAGTATTTCCATGGATTCGGCAAGCCCCTAACAGTGCCCCCCAGACACCACCATGAGGCTCCACAGTCATTGATTTCACAAGGTCAAGGGCTTCAATCACCAACCCAGCCCGACCAAGCAAATCAACCATACAAGCGTAGTGGTCTGCAGAAGGCAATATCCCATACATGTCCTTCATCTGCGCAAAGTAGTAGCGCCCTTCTTTTACCATCCCCGCATGGCTGCAAGCTGTCAATACTCCAATGAAAGTAACATGGTTGGGTTCCACATCTGCCCTCCTAACCATGTCCTTGAACAAAGCAATTGCATCATTGGCCCTCCCGTGTGATGCTAGGCCAACAATCATTGAGCTATAGGTATACACATTCTTCTCTTGCATCCCTTCAAAAACCCTGCGTGCCTCGTCGATGAGACCACACTTGGCATACATGTCCACCAACCCTGACCCGACAACCACGTTCCTCCCAAGACCATTCCGTTCTGCGATTTCCTGAACCCAGGCGGCTCGCCTCACCGCACCGAGCTGAGCACAGGCTGAGATAGCACCGGTGAGTGAAACTTCATCAATGGGCATGCCGGCCACCGCCATCTGCTCAAATGCCTCTAGCGCCTTCACTGGCATGGCATTCTGTGCATACCCCGTCACCATTGCCGTCCACGCCACCATATCCTTAACCGGGCAGAGCGCAAACACCTCCTCAGCCGAACCCATATCCTGGATCCTAGAATACGCCGCCACAATGCTCGTCCACGAAATGACATCCTTCACCatcatttcatcaaacaccttACGCGCGGCACCAACGTCGCCGCAGGCGACATAGGCACCGATCAGCGAGTTCCCAACAAACCGGTGCTTATCGAACCCTCCGAGCAGGAGCGATACCGCGTGCGCACCGGCCGCGGCGGGCAGCGAGCGCGCGGCCGCGGCGGACTTTGCCAGCGGGGAGAAGGCGAACGGGAGGAACGGGAGGTCGCGGCCGTGCGCGCGGCGGAGGCGGGAGAAGACGCGGAAGGTTTCGAGGGGCGGCTGCGTGAGGTGCACGAAGCGGAGCAGCGCGGCCGCGAGGAACGGGTCCGGCGGCGAGAGGGAGGAGAACACGGCGACCGCGTAGCGGAGCTGCGTGGGCGTGGGTGGGAGCGGGAGAGCGGCGAGGCGGCGGAGCAGGCGGGAGAGGAGGAACGGGGTGGACGGCGGCGGGAGGTAGGGCTGGAGGCGgacgaggaggccgtggaggtgGCGGAGGTGCGGGAGGGACGGCGAGGACGCGACGGCGGCGAGCAGCAGCGAGGCCAGCGACGGCGGCGGGAGGAGCGGGAGCGGCAGGTCCGTCGGCGGGCGCGGTTGTGGGGCCGAGAGCCGCGCCGGCGAGTGGCCGTGGCGCCGGGCGAGGTGAACCATGCCGGCAGCGCGACGGCATCATGGGCGTGCCGCGCCACGGCGCGGGCGTGAGGCGAGGTGCGGCGCCATGGACATGGAGACGGACTAGCGTCGCGGCCTCGCGGGCGCGGCAGGTTGGTTGGTTTCGAAACGGGCGGTTtgtcctcgccggagccggcgggCTTAGggatgcaaaatcctctcctGGGCTGTGTGCGGGGCCATCGGCCGTTTCGGGGGCAGGAGCGGTACAACGTGGGCCAGGCCCATCGTTTGCATCCGACGGAGTCGATCGCGCGCAGATTGGGCGTGGGCCTGCTGGGCTCCATCTCCAGGAGTTCACCTTCACGacgctgcaagcctgcaacatCCAAGAGCAACGGTATGAACGATCCGTCTCCTTTCTAAGGCTAGTGATTACAAAACTCTTACAATCGTTCCAGCTTATCAAACGTTATATAAACCAGAAGAATGCCCCGTGCCTTGACGTGGGAATCGCGGGTGAAATTATACTACTTATATTTACTAATATGATTAAATGAATATCATAATACATGTTAATGGATGATTTTTAGCATTCTGATGTGgacaactaaatatatattagtaAATGATGTGGTTTGCTAAGGTTGAATAGCCTGAATGAAGACATAATGTCATGTGTTGGTTGGATGTGTTAGTGGATGCTGATGTGGACACTTTGCATGGCAAGATAGTTTGAATATGCTAGTGAGATGTTCTATTGGATACTGATGTGGACACTTTGCATGACAAGATAAATTGCTAGTGGGGTTtatctttataagagatatagattatGGTACGTCTACTGGTCATTTCACGTGCACATGCAGGAATCCGCGCCCCTCCACGCCTTACGTTTGGATGCCCCGCCGGCCCCTTCCGCGCCTCCCATTAAGACACCCGCATTCCCTCCGCTTCCCACACCTGCAGCCATCCCCCTCAACTGCGTCGTCCCAGGAGGTCGGGCTCTGGAGCTACTGGTGACCTAGACAGGGCCGTGGCACTAGTCAGGGAGTTTGCAGACAAGAAGGTGGTGGCCAGCCACCGTTgcgcattgcaacatgtgcaacaccatatCTACTTTGAAACCCAGTTGAGacatttacaacatacgtttgaagaCACATGATATACTTGAAACATGTGTGtgtaaccattgcaacatgtgcaacaccaagatctacttttgcaacatccagatgaaacgcttgaaacatacgtctgaaacaaataaaacacttgaaacatacgatcgtaacatgcgtatattgtcattgcaacatttACAACATCtcagatttacttttgcaacacaCGGATGAatcacttgaaacataagtctcAAACGCTTGAAACACGGCGTCGTCGGCGGCCACGGCCTACCTGGTGGGAAACTAGGGTAGCCAGTAAGCTCGGGTCAGGGGGGGACTTCGAGAGCAATGACCTAGTGTACACCTCCGCTGCAGGACTTCCCTTTTCTGTCGTGGTGTCTTCGGTTGGCCGCAGGAGACGATCCCCGCCCGACGACGACTTCTTGCTGGTGGTGCCGCGTTGGTGGTGGCCTGGTGACGCCACGGCCGTGGCGGCGCGAGGTGCAGTGGGGCACGAGCGCGTGGCAGGGGATGGCGTGGCGCGGGCGGCGATGGGGTGCGGCGCGGTGGGGGGAAGCGCATGGCGCAGCGAGAGACATGGCACAGTGGGGGAAGGGGCGTCGGCTAGGACAAAATGGGGTTGTTGGATAGAGTTCCGAAAGAAGAGGCAGAGCATGAGGCGGTGTCGGTGGAGGCTAAAGAAATGTGTGGATAAGAATAAACTAGACGATATTTTCGGACGTTTGATCGTATAAATTAGCCAGTCATTTTTTATAGAAATTGTTCCATGACATGTGCCTGATTCGTTTTCTCTTCATTCACGTCGCCTCCTGCCCGGATCCGGATGCCTCGCGAGCGATACGATACCTTCCGTTCCCCTGGTCATCACACGATCTGCATCTGCTTTACATGCAGATCGATCATCGATCACACTTGGTGACCGACCGACCGACCCCGGCCAAGCAAGCAGCGCAACGAAGGCGCACGGCCACTAGCTTCCATTGCAAAGGAACTTTGATAGGCGCGCCGCCCAAATAAACCAGGCGTGGCTGCCTCCACCCAACACGGAAAAACGGCAAATATTCAGCCACTCCAATCGCGCGCACTCGACTCGATCCCCCGAGGCCCGAGCGGTGAGCAAATCTGCGCACGGCCCAATCGCATCCACCGCCCTATCAATATCGGCCGGTTGAAAAGTTGGGAGCAAAAGCCGCAGCGCACCGGACGGAACGGAAGGCCAAGGCCGGCCGGCGCGTGACCGTCGATCGCCCACTTTACCCGGCCACAGCATGCGCGCGCGAGGCCGTTGTTTCCGGTGCTTAAAGTTCGGTATTTTTTACCGCAAATCGGCAGCAATAATGTGGCCAATGGGGTGCATTATTATTTCATTCAGGTCCACGATTCTCTCCGGTGCTGTTACAACTTACACAACTGCAGCACTATCATCTTGCATTCCTAGCAATGCTCTCAAGATGTGCACCCAAGTATCAAGATGATCTAGCGAGATGGGTCGTGCAAATAGGGTGGCTATATAATATATGCTCACATAATAGCTTTTTTAGCGTCACAATCTATTGAttaagaaaaaaaattatatattgcTGGGTTTTTTATATAAAAGTTAGTGCCTTTCATTTACATATATAGTATTATTGAATATTGAAGAGGGCAAAGTCCGCcacaccgaccctaacactgacAACCTGATGATGCTCGTGGTCATTTGTCgtgattagggatgaaaacggtacggatattttcccgaccgtattcgaaaccgaatccgtttagaggggttgagatctgtccgtatccaagtccggatatccaacatccgataccgtattcgtatccgaatactcaaatcgcatatttatgatgtcgatatccaatcgtatcctatccgacatagttgacactatccgtattcgaatccgaatctggacagaaatatgaaaacaaatgtaatatcggtgatatccgtccgtatccgatccgttttcatccctagtcgtGATGTCGTGCCGTTGGATGCTGCTTATTCCACTCCTCGAGTGACACACTATTCTAGTATTGTATCATAATAAAATCAAAATACAATTCTAATTTGTTCGGCcgatggtttctgcggctgataagccggttgaagctaatttgttgtgagagaaaaatattgttctatggCGAATAAGCCGGGctaataagttcaaacgaacatggCTGACAAACCAATTTGTAGACAAGAGTAACAACCAAGTAGGTATACTATGATAATATATTTTATGATGgatttaataatatttatttggtcATAATTTTGCTAGCCATTTTTAATATATAAAATCGTTGTTTATGACTTCGACAAaactagaattgtattttttaatTGAAGTAAAGGGAAATCTATAATTTACGACATAATGTCTAACTTTTATGTCCCTAAAGTTATGTGCAAAGAGTTTCGACACGTCCATAATCTACAATTCAATTTATAACATATGTCTAACTTTTATGTCCCTAAGTTGCGTGCAAAGAGTTTGAATATGTCCAACATTTACAATTAGTAAGTTAGTAtttcctccatcccaaattataaaatattttagcATTTCTAGATTTATAGCTTTTATTATATGTAGACATAATAGGTATCTAGGTGCGtagcaaaagttatgaattaaaaaaacaaaagcgtcttgtaatttggaatggaggaagtatatgTTTAATCTGTTGTGGTAACATTGTCAAAGCTCATCGTTTGACATATAATATAATTGTCATTATTCACTTAACCGGTGTCTCGACTAAATGAAATTCTAAAACGAAAAAAATCAAATAATGGTGTCATTCTCGAATTGGATTTTGAGAAAGCATAATATAAAGTGAAATCGTCCTTCTACACCATTCTTTGCAAATGAATGGAATTTCACGTATATGGTGTTGAATCGAGGACTTTTGCTACAAAAGGGATGTGTGGGAGTTAAAGGGAATAATAATAATTGGCCACTATAGAACAAAATGGCTTCGGAAAGGGTGGTCTTCTTACACCAACACTTTTAAATATATTTTTGCGGATATGTTAGCAATATTATACTAATAGCAACAGCTAAGGAAATTGGGCAATCATAGGAATAGTCCTGCATTTAGTGGACGAAGTATCTCTAGACTTGGTATATAAGCGGATGATACTATCGTTTACATGAGACAAGgccttctgttttttttttttgcgaacatGCCAAAAAATATATGTTATCATTAGATAAATCTNNNNNNNNNNNNNNNNNNNNNNNNNNNNNNNNNNNNNNNNNNNNNNNNNNNNNNNNNNNNNNNNNNNNNNNNNNNNNNNNNNNNNNNNNNNNNNNNNNNNNNNNNNNNNNNNNNNNNNNNNNNNNNNNNNNNNNNNNNNNNNNNNNNNNNNNNNNNNNNNNNNNNNNNNNNNNNNNNNNNNNNNNNNNNNNNNNNNNNNNNNNNNNNNNNNNNNNNNNNNNNNNNNNNNNNNNNNNNNNNNNNNNNNNNNNNNNNNNNNNNNNNNNNNNNNNNNNNNNNNNNNNNNNNNNNNNNNNNNNNNNNNNNNNNNNNNNNNNNNNNNNNNNNNNNNNNNNNNNNNNNNNNNNNNNNNNNNNNNNNNNNNNNNNNNNNNNNNNNNNNNNNNNNNNNNNNNNNNNNNNNNNNNNNNNNNNNNNNNNNNNNNNNNNNNNNNNNNNNNNNNNNNNNNNNNNNNNNNNNNNNNNNNNNNNNNNNNNNNNNNNNNNNNNNNNNNNNNNNNNNNNNNNNNNNNNNNNNNNNNNNNNNNNNNNNNNNNNNNNNNNNNNNNNNNNNNNNNNNNNNNNNNNNNNNNNNNNNNNNNNNNNNNNNNNNNNNNNNNNNNNNNNNNNNNNNNNNNNNNNNNNNNNNNNNNNNNNNNNNNNNNNNNNNNNNNNNNNNNNNNNNNNNNNNNNNNNNNNNNNNNNNNNNNNNNNNNNNNNNNNNNNNNNNNNNNNNNNNNNNNNNNNNNNNNNNNNNNNNNNNNNNNNNNNNNNNNNNNNNNNNNNNNNNNNNNNNNNNNNNNNNNNNNNNNNNNNNNNNNNNNNNNNNNNNNNNNNNNNNNNNNNNNNNNNNNNNNNNNNNNNNNNNNNNNNNNNNNNNNNNNNNNNNNNNNNNNNNNNNNNNNNNNNNNNNNNNNNNNNNNNNNNNNNNNNNNNNNNNNNNNNNNNNNNNNNNNNNNNNNNNNNNNNNNNNNNNNNNNNNNNNNNNNNNNNNNNNNNNNNNNNNNNNNNNNNNNNNNNNNNNNNNNNNNNNNNNNNNNNNNNNNNNNNNNNNNNNNNNNNNNNNNNNNNNNNNNNNNNNNNNNNNNNNNNNNNNNNNNNNNNNNNNNNNNNNNNNNNNNNNNNNNNNNNNNNNNNNNNNNNNNNNNNNNNNNNNNNNNNNNNNNNNNNNNNNNNNNNNNNNNNNNNNNNNNNNNNNNNNNNNNNNNNNNNNNNNNNNNNNNNNNNNNNNNNNNNNNNNNNNNNNNNNNNNNNNNNNNNNNNNNNNNNNNNNNNNNNNNNNNNNNNNNNNNNNNNNNNNNNNNNNNNNNNNNNNNNNNNNNNNNNNNNNNNNNNNNNNNNNNNNNNNNNNNNNNNNNNNNNNNNNNNNNNNNNNNNNNNNNNNNNNNNNNNNNNNNNNNNNNNNNNNNNNNNNNNNNNNNNNNNNNNNNNNNNNNNNNNNNNNNNNNNNNNNNNNNNNNNNNNNNNNNNNNNNNNNNNNNNNNNNNNNNNNNNNNNNNNNNNNNNNNNNNNNNNNNNNNNNNNNNNNNNNNNNNNNNNNNNNNNNNNNNNNNNNNNNNNNNNNNNNNNNNNNNNNNNNNNNNNNNNNNNNNNNNNNNNNNNNNNNNNNNNNNNNNNNNNNNNNNNNNNNNNNNNNNNNNNNNNNNNNNNNNNNNNNNNNNNNNNNNNNNNNNNNNNNNNNNNNNNNNNNNNNNNNNNNNNNNNNNNNNNNNNNNNNNNNNNNNNNNNNNNNNNNNNNNNNNNNNNNNNNNNNNNNNNNNNNNNNNNNNNNNNNNNNNNNNNNNNNNNNNNNNNNNNNNNNNNNNNNNNNNNNNNNNNNNNNNNNNNNNNNNNNNNNNNNNNNNNNNNNNNNNNNNNNNNNNNNNNNNNNNNNNNNNNNNNNNNNNNNNNNNNNNNNNNNNNNNNNNNNNNNNNNNNNNNNNNNNNNNNNNNNNNNNNNNNNNNNNNNNNNNNNNNNNNNNNNNNNNNNNNNNNNNNNNNNNNNNNNNNNNNNNNNNNNNNNNNNNNNNNNNNNNNNNNNNNNNNNNNNNNNNNNNNNNNNNNNNNNNNNNNNNNNNNNNNNNNNNNNNNNNNNNNNNNNNNNNNNNNNNNNNNNNNNNNNNNNNNNNNNNNNNNNNNNNNNNNNNNNNNNNNNNNNNNNNNNNNNNNNNNNNNNNNNNNNNNNNNNNNNNNNNNNNNNNNNNNNNNNNNNNNNNNNNNNNNNNNNNNNNNNNNNNNNNNNNNNNNNNNNNNNNN
The nucleotide sequence above comes from Miscanthus floridulus cultivar M001 chromosome 18, ASM1932011v1, whole genome shotgun sequence. Encoded proteins:
- the LOC136520083 gene encoding uncharacterized protein, with translation MRIRDTGMAIDLLHIHRILSTLLEIKGIIISRYIKGRDNIQKITKLLLKAGEQKLLCTLEEPMDKDSIRRTIMEHDKVFRQQVHELHRLYHVQKSLMAECDNHSYQPRTEETHEMVQGSRSNLKSSPSTSGTNQSTRLGNAQHSTPQQVPEDLSLHECKPVNCLRLFSEENSTVKERFHRENHKSPEDESWNAAVESDLDLKLSIGPSSHSPKRPH
- the LOC136520069 gene encoding pentatricopeptide repeat-containing protein At5g44230-like produces the protein MVHLARRHGHSPARLSAPQPRPPTDLPLPLLPPPSLASLLLAAVASSPSLPHLRHLHGLLVRLQPYLPPPSTPFLLSRLLRRLAALPLPPTPTQLRYAVAVFSSLSPPDPFLAAALLRFVHLTQPPLETFRVFSRLRRAHGRDLPFLPFAFSPLAKSAAAARSLPAAAGAHAVSLLLGGFDKHRFVGNSLIGAYVACGDVGAARKVFDEMMVKDVISWTSIVAAYSRIQDMGSAEEVFALCPVKDMVAWTAMVTGYAQNAMPVKALEAFEQMAVAGMPIDEVSLTGAISACAQLGAVRRAAWVQEIAERNGLGRNVVVGSGLVDMYAKCGLIDEARRVFEGMQEKNVYTYSSMIVGLASHGRANDAIALFKDMVRRADVEPNHVTFIGVLTACSHAGMVKEGRYYFAQMKDMYGILPSADHYACMVDLLGRAGLVIEALDLVKSMTVEPHGGVWGALLGACRIHGNTEVAKVAAEHLFKLEPEGIGNYVLLSNTLASAGEWDEVSKVRKLMRIRGLKKDPAVSWFEGRDGFVHQFFAGDNTHPWMLEIKKRLLELRAELKLAGYVPILSSVVYNVSEEEKERLLMGHSEKLALSFGLLTLEPRSSIRIVKNLRICEDCHLFIRLVSKVEPIEIIVRDNMRFHHFRDGECSCGGFW